The following are encoded in a window of uncultured Pseudomonas sp. genomic DNA:
- the tgt gene encoding tRNA guanosine(34) transglycosylase Tgt: MSFELLATEGKARRGRLTFPRGVVETPAFMPVGTYGTVKGMMPDDVEAIGAQIILGNTFHLWLRPGTEVIKKHGDLHDFMQWQGPILTDSGGFQVFSLGAMRKIKEEGVYFASPVDGAKVFMGPEESMQVQRDLGSDIVMIFDECTPYPAEFDVAKKSMELSLRWAKRSKDAHGENTAALFGIVQGGMHEELRKVSLEGLEQIGFDGYAIGGLSVGEPKEEMIKVLDYLPAQLPADKPRYLMGVGKPEDLVEGVRRGVDMFDCVMPTRNARNGHLFIDTGVLKIRNAFHKQDNSPLDPSCDCYTCKHFSRAYLHHLDKCGEMLGSMLNTIHNLRHYQVLMAGLREAIQQGTLAAFVDAFYAKRGLPTPPLD; the protein is encoded by the coding sequence ATGTCTTTCGAATTATTGGCGACCGAGGGCAAGGCGCGCCGTGGTCGGCTGACCTTTCCGCGTGGCGTGGTGGAAACCCCGGCGTTTATGCCGGTGGGTACCTATGGCACGGTCAAGGGCATGATGCCGGACGATGTCGAGGCGATTGGTGCGCAGATTATTCTCGGCAACACCTTTCACCTGTGGCTGCGTCCTGGCACCGAGGTGATCAAGAAGCACGGCGACTTGCACGACTTTATGCAGTGGCAGGGGCCGATCCTCACCGACTCCGGCGGTTTTCAGGTGTTTAGCCTGGGCGCGATGCGCAAGATCAAGGAGGAGGGGGTGTACTTCGCCTCGCCTGTCGACGGTGCCAAGGTGTTTATGGGGCCGGAAGAGTCGATGCAGGTGCAGCGCGATCTGGGCTCCGACATCGTGATGATTTTCGATGAATGCACGCCCTATCCGGCCGAGTTTGACGTGGCCAAAAAGTCGATGGAGTTGTCCTTGCGTTGGGCCAAGCGCTCGAAAGACGCCCATGGCGAGAATACCGCGGCGCTGTTTGGTATCGTTCAGGGCGGCATGCATGAGGAGTTGCGCAAGGTTTCCCTGGAGGGCCTGGAGCAGATCGGCTTTGACGGTTATGCGATTGGTGGCCTGTCCGTCGGTGAGCCGAAAGAAGAAATGATCAAGGTGCTCGACTACCTGCCCGCGCAGTTGCCGGCCGATAAGCCGCGCTACCTGATGGGCGTCGGCAAGCCGGAGGATCTGGTCGAAGGCGTGCGCCGTGGTGTGGATATGTTCGACTGCGTGATGCCGACCCGTAATGCGCGCAATGGTCACCTGTTTATCGACACGGGCGTGCTGAAAATCCGCAATGCCTTCCATAAGCAGGACAATTCGCCGCTGGATCCGAGCTGTGATTGTTACACCTGTAAACACTTCTCCCGCGCCTATCTGCATCACTTGGATAAATGCGGCGAAATGCTCGGTAGCATGCTCAATACAATCCATAACTTGCGGCATTATCAAGTGCTTATGGCTGGTTTGCGCGAGGCTATTCAACAGGGTACATTGGCCGCCTTTGTCGATGCCTTCTATGCCAAGCGCGGGCTGCCAACGCCGCCTCTGGACTGA
- the yajC gene encoding preprotein translocase subunit YajC, producing the protein MSFFIPAAFAEGAVPAAGPAGSGFEWVFLVGFLVIFYLMIWRPQAKRAKEHKGLIGGLQKGDEVVTSGGIAGKVSKVSDDFVVIEVSDTVELKIQKVAIAASLPKGTLKAI; encoded by the coding sequence ATGAGCTTTTTTATCCCCGCTGCGTTCGCTGAAGGTGCCGTTCCGGCTGCCGGTCCTGCTGGTAGTGGTTTTGAGTGGGTATTTCTGGTCGGCTTTCTGGTCATCTTCTATCTGATGATCTGGCGTCCACAGGCCAAGCGTGCGAAAGAGCACAAGGGTCTGATTGGTGGCCTGCAGAAAGGTGATGAAGTGGTAACCAGCGGCGGTATCGCTGGCAAGGTGTCGAAGGTTTCCGATGACTTCGTGGTAATCGAAGTGTCCGACACCGTCGAGCTGAAGATTCAGAAAGTGGCGATTGCCGCCTCGCTGCCTAAAGGCACGCTGAAAGCGATCTAA
- the secD gene encoding protein translocase subunit SecD — MLNKFPLWKYLLILAVLAIGFLYSAPNLYPDDPAIQISGNSSAMRVEQADLERAKRALEAAGISVKAVSVANQGRAGLLRLNSAEDQLPAKELVRKTLSDEFVVALNLAQTTPDWLRNLGGSPMKLGLDLSGGVHFLMEVDMDKALDARRKVYEGEVKSLLRKERVRYRSLPELNGAIQLGFVDEAALEKAQQLIRKDFNDFDMTTVQRNELQVLRLALTQAKLVEIREYSIKQNLTTVRNRVNELGVAEPLVQRQGANRIVVELPGVQDTAEAKRILGKTANLEFRLAAEPDAARAATESFEFRQEGRPPALLERDLIITGDQVTDAQASFDENGSPQVNIRLDGRGGDLMNRATRNNVGRSMAVIFIEQKPVTRYVRQVVDGVEKEVELQTFVEEKKIISLATIQSPLGSQFRITGLDGQGESSELALLLRAGGLAAPMYFAEERTIGPSLGADNIAKGVNASLWAMLFVSLFIIAIYRAFGVLATFALGLNMVLLLALMSLLSATLTLPGIAGIVLTMGMAVDANVLIFSRIREEIANGMSIQRAIHEGFDRAYSAIVDANLTTLLVGGILFAMGTGPVKGFAVTLSLGIITSMFTAILVTRCMVNLTCGGRDFKKLWI, encoded by the coding sequence ATGCTCAACAAATTTCCCCTCTGGAAGTACCTGCTGATTCTGGCTGTGCTAGCAATCGGTTTCCTCTATTCCGCGCCCAATCTGTACCCGGATGATCCGGCGATCCAGATCAGTGGCAACAGCTCCGCCATGCGCGTCGAGCAGGCTGACCTGGAGCGCGCTAAGCGTGCGCTGGAAGCGGCCGGTATCAGTGTAAAAGCAGTCAGCGTGGCCAATCAGGGGCGTGCCGGCTTGCTGCGCTTGAACAGCGCTGAAGATCAGTTGCCTGCCAAAGAGCTGGTGCGCAAGACTTTGAGCGATGAGTTCGTGGTGGCGTTGAACCTGGCGCAAACCACACCGGATTGGCTGCGCAACCTGGGCGGTAGCCCAATGAAGCTCGGTCTGGACTTGTCCGGTGGTGTGCACTTCCTGATGGAAGTGGACATGGACAAAGCCCTGGATGCGCGCCGTAAGGTCTACGAGGGTGAGGTCAAGAGCCTGCTGCGCAAAGAGCGTGTGCGTTATCGCAGTCTGCCTGAGCTCAATGGTGCTATTCAGTTGGGTTTTGTTGATGAGGCGGCGTTGGAGAAAGCTCAGCAGCTGATTCGCAAGGATTTTAACGATTTTGATATGACCACTGTGCAGCGTAATGAGTTGCAGGTGCTGCGTTTGGCGCTGACCCAGGCCAAGCTGGTCGAAATTCGCGAATACTCGATCAAGCAGAACCTGACCACGGTGCGCAATCGGGTCAATGAGCTGGGTGTAGCCGAGCCGCTGGTCCAGCGTCAGGGGGCCAACCGCATCGTGGTTGAGCTGCCGGGCGTGCAGGACACCGCCGAAGCCAAGCGTATTCTCGGCAAGACCGCCAACTTGGAGTTCCGTCTGGCCGCTGAGCCGGATGCAGCCAGGGCGGCGACAGAAAGCTTCGAGTTCCGCCAGGAAGGCCGTCCGCCGGCGCTGCTGGAGCGTGATCTGATCATCACCGGTGACCAAGTGACCGATGCGCAGGCCAGCTTCGACGAAAACGGCAGCCCGCAGGTGAATATCCGCCTGGATGGCCGTGGTGGTGATCTGATGAATCGCGCCACCCGCAACAATGTCGGGCGCAGCATGGCGGTGATCTTTATCGAGCAGAAGCCGGTGACCCGCTATGTGCGTCAGGTGGTCGATGGCGTCGAGAAGGAAGTCGAACTGCAGACCTTCGTCGAAGAGAAGAAGATCATCAGCCTGGCCACTATTCAGTCACCGCTGGGTAGCCAGTTCCGCATCACCGGCCTGGATGGCCAGGGCGAGTCGTCCGAGCTAGCGCTGCTGTTACGTGCTGGTGGCCTGGCGGCGCCGATGTACTTCGCGGAAGAGCGCACCATTGGCCCGAGCCTGGGTGCTGACAACATTGCCAAGGGCGTAAATGCGTCGTTGTGGGCAATGCTGTTTGTCTCGCTGTTCATCATTGCCATCTACCGTGCCTTTGGTGTGCTGGCGACTTTTGCCCTGGGCCTGAACATGGTGCTGTTGCTGGCGCTGATGTCTCTGCTCAGTGCTACCCTGACCCTGCCAGGCATTGCCGGTATCGTGCTGACTATGGGTATGGCGGTGGATGCCAACGTGCTGATCTTCTCGCGTATTCGTGAGGAAATAGCCAATGGCATGTCGATTCAGCGTGCGATCCATGAAGGCTTTGATCGGGCCTACTCGGCGATTGTCGATGCCAACCTGACCACCCTGTTGGTCGGCGGTATTTTGTTCGCCATGGGCACTGGGCCGGTCAAGGGCTTCGCGGTGACCCTGTCGCTGGGCATCATCACATCGATGTTTACCGCCATTCTGGTGACGCGTTGCATGGTCAACCTGACGTGCGGCGGGCGTGACTTCAAGAAGTTGTGGATTTAA
- the secF gene encoding protein translocase subunit SecF, with the protein MNRTINFMGVRNIAFALTVLLTLVSLGSLFTKGLNLGLDFTGGTQIELSYEQPADLGNIRAQLAGAGYADAVVQSFGATTDVVVRMQGNDPELGNKVATALRQAGEQLEVKKVEFVGPQVGEELRDQGGLGLLLALGGVMLYLAFRFQWKFGVAAIISLVHDVIVTLGILSFFQITFDLTVMAALLAIIGYSLNDTIVVFDRVRENFRVLRKTSLIDNINISTTQTLLRTMATSISTLLAIGALLMFAGDNLYAFSVALFVGVAAGTYSSVYIANVMLVWLDLTVDDLIPPVVEEEVDERP; encoded by the coding sequence ATGAATCGTACGATCAACTTCATGGGGGTTCGCAATATTGCGTTCGCCCTCACTGTGCTGCTGACGCTGGTGTCGCTGGGTAGCCTGTTTACCAAGGGGCTGAACCTGGGCCTGGACTTTACCGGCGGTACGCAAATCGAGCTGAGCTACGAGCAGCCAGCAGACCTCGGTAATATCCGCGCGCAGTTGGCGGGTGCCGGCTATGCCGATGCCGTGGTGCAGAGTTTTGGTGCCACCACCGATGTGGTGGTGCGCATGCAGGGCAATGATCCTGAGCTGGGTAACAAAGTAGCGACAGCGCTGCGCCAGGCCGGTGAGCAGCTTGAGGTGAAGAAGGTTGAGTTCGTCGGCCCGCAGGTCGGTGAAGAGCTGCGTGATCAGGGCGGGCTAGGGCTGCTGCTGGCGCTGGGTGGGGTGATGCTTTACCTGGCCTTCCGCTTTCAGTGGAAGTTCGGTGTGGCGGCGATTATCTCGCTGGTCCACGACGTGATTGTCACTCTCGGCATTCTCTCGTTCTTTCAGATCACTTTCGACCTGACGGTGATGGCGGCGTTACTGGCGATCATCGGTTACTCGCTGAACGACACTATCGTGGTGTTCGACCGGGTGCGGGAGAACTTCCGCGTGCTGCGCAAGACGAGCTTGATCGACAATATCAACATCTCCACCACGCAGACCCTGTTGCGCACCATGGCGACCTCCATATCTACTTTGTTGGCGATTGGTGCGTTGCTGATGTTTGCCGGCGACAACCTGTATGCATTCTCGGTGGCGCTGTTTGTCGGTGTGGCGGCGGGTACCTACTCGTCGGTCTATATCGCCAACGTGATGCTGGTGTGGCTTGATCTGACCGTGGATGATTTGATTCCGCCGGTGGTGGAAGAAGAGGTTGATGAGCGTCCTTGA
- a CDS encoding glycine zipper 2TM domain-containing protein, protein MNKSLLVGAVLGAVGVTAGGAVATYNVVTAPKYAEVLAVKPVNQTIKTPREVCKDVAVTRQAPVKDQHKIAGTAIGAVVGGLLGNQVGGGNGKKLATVAGAVGGGYAGNKVQGSMQANDTVTTTETRCNTVTDTSEKLVGYDVKYELDGKISQVRMANDPGQRIPVRDGQLVLAE, encoded by the coding sequence ATGAATAAGTCATTGTTGGTCGGTGCAGTATTGGGTGCAGTGGGTGTGACGGCAGGCGGTGCGGTGGCCACTTACAACGTTGTCACTGCCCCTAAGTATGCTGAAGTGCTCGCAGTGAAGCCGGTTAACCAAACCATCAAGACCCCGCGAGAGGTGTGTAAAGACGTGGCGGTCACCCGGCAGGCACCGGTCAAGGATCAGCATAAAATTGCCGGTACGGCGATTGGTGCGGTGGTTGGCGGTTTGTTGGGTAACCAGGTTGGTGGTGGTAACGGCAAGAAGTTGGCAACCGTGGCCGGTGCGGTCGGCGGTGGCTATGCCGGTAACAAGGTGCAGGGCAGCATGCAGGCCAATGACACGGTGACCACCACCGAAACGCGCTGCAATACGGTGACCGACACCAGTGAGAAACTGGTTGGTTATGATGTTAAGTACGAGTTGGACGGTAAGATTAGCCAAGTGCGTATGGCTAATGATCCAGGTCAGCGCATCCCGGTGCGTGATGGTCAGTTGGTGTTGGCCGAGTAA
- the suhB gene encoding inositol-phosphate phosphatase, whose protein sequence is MQPMLNIALRAARSAGEMIFRSTERLDVISVDEKEAKDYVTELNRSAEQLIIQGLRKAYPTHGIFGKESGLSAGSGEGADYVWIIDALDGSANFIRGIPHYAVSIACKYRGRLEHAVIIDPVRQEEFTTSRGRGAALNGRRMRVGNRKSLEGALLGTGFPFRDSQMDNLENHIGMFRSLVGQAAGLRQGGAASLDLAYVATGRFDAFWEFGLSEWDMAAGALLIQEAGGLVSDFNGSHEFLEKGQIVAGNTKCFKAVLTAIQPHLSAALKR, encoded by the coding sequence ATGCAGCCCATGCTGAATATCGCGCTGCGCGCAGCCCGTAGCGCCGGCGAAATGATCTTCCGCTCGACCGAACGCTTGGACGTCATCTCGGTCGACGAGAAAGAAGCCAAGGACTATGTAACTGAGCTTAATCGCTCCGCCGAGCAACTGATCATCCAGGGCTTGCGCAAGGCCTACCCGACTCACGGCATCTTCGGCAAGGAAAGCGGCCTGAGCGCAGGCAGCGGTGAAGGCGCTGACTATGTGTGGATCATCGACGCACTGGATGGCAGCGCTAACTTTATCCGCGGCATTCCGCATTACGCCGTGAGCATCGCCTGCAAATACCGTGGCCGCCTTGAGCATGCCGTGATCATCGACCCCGTGCGCCAAGAAGAATTCACCACCAGCCGCGGCCGCGGCGCTGCCCTCAACGGCCGCCGGATGCGCGTTGGCAATCGCAAGAGCCTGGAAGGCGCACTGCTCGGCACCGGCTTCCCGTTCCGCGACAGCCAGATGGACAACCTCGAAAACCACATCGGCATGTTCCGCAGCTTGGTTGGCCAGGCTGCGGGCCTACGCCAGGGCGGAGCAGCAAGCCTGGACTTGGCCTACGTTGCCACGGGCCGCTTCGATGCATTCTGGGAGTTTGGTCTGTCCGAATGGGACATGGCCGCCGGCGCCCTGCTGATTCAAGAAGCAGGCGGCCTGGTCAGCGACTTCAACGGCAGCCATGAATTCCTTGAAAAAGGCCAGATCGTGGCCGGCAACACCAAGTGCTTCAAAGCGGTACTCACTGCTATCCAGCCGCACCTGTCAGCCGCTTTGAAGCGCTAA
- the trmJ gene encoding tRNA (cytosine(32)/uridine(32)-2'-O)-methyltransferase TrmJ encodes MLENIRVVLVNTSHPGNIGGAARAMKNMGLSQLVLVDPQDFPSADAVARASGASDVLDAAQVVGTLEEALVGCSLVLGTSARDRRIPWPLLDPRECGVAACEQARQGAQVALVFGREYAGLTNEELQRCHFHVHIPSDPEFSSLNLAAAVQVLAYEVRMAWLAAENQPTKTLKLETTAMQSSQPVTADELESFYAHLEQALVEIRFLDPAKPRHLMSRLRRLYGRSEVSKLEMNILRGILTETIKAARGEHSGQEKVDV; translated from the coding sequence TTGCTAGAAAATATTCGCGTTGTCTTGGTCAATACCAGCCATCCGGGCAATATCGGTGGCGCGGCGCGGGCCATGAAAAACATGGGGTTGTCGCAGTTAGTGCTGGTTGATCCGCAGGACTTTCCCAGCGCCGATGCGGTGGCCAGGGCTTCTGGAGCCAGTGATGTGCTCGATGCGGCGCAGGTGGTAGGCACGCTGGAAGAGGCGTTGGTCGGCTGCAGTCTGGTGCTCGGCACCAGTGCGCGGGATCGGCGTATTCCCTGGCCGCTGCTGGATCCGCGTGAGTGTGGCGTGGCGGCGTGCGAGCAGGCGCGGCAAGGTGCGCAGGTGGCGTTGGTGTTTGGACGTGAGTATGCCGGGCTGACCAATGAAGAATTGCAGCGTTGCCATTTTCACGTGCACATACCGTCAGACCCGGAGTTTAGTTCGCTGAATCTGGCGGCTGCGGTGCAGGTCTTGGCCTATGAGGTGCGTATGGCCTGGTTGGCGGCCGAGAATCAACCGACCAAGACGCTCAAATTAGAAACAACTGCCATGCAGAGTTCGCAGCCGGTAACGGCAGATGAGTTGGAGTCGTTTTACGCGCATCTTGAGCAGGCGCTGGTTGAAATCAGGTTTCTAGATCCGGCCAAGCCGCGGCACTTGATGAGTCGCTTGCGCCGCTTGTATGGGCGCAGCGAGGTCAGCAAGCTGGAAATGAATATCTTGCGCGGTATCTTGACGGAAACCATCAAGGCGGCGCGTGGCGAGCACTCTGGGCAGGAGAAAGTAGATGTTTGA
- the cysE gene encoding serine O-acetyltransferase produces the protein MFERVREDIQSVFHRDPAARNTFEVVTCYPGLHAVWLHRVAHALWVAGWKWLARVVSNIGRWMTGVEIHPGAKIGRRFFIDHGMGIVIGETAEIGNDVTLYQGVTLGGTSWNKGKRHPTLEDGVVVGAGAKVLGPFTVGAGAKIGSNAVVTKEVPAGATAVGIPGRIIVKADDEQEAKRKAIAEKLGFDAYGVGQDMPDPVARAIGQLLDHLHAVDGQLEGMCGALKALGSDYCSKDLPQLRNEDFAGVVKDADNPAV, from the coding sequence ATGTTTGAGCGCGTGCGGGAAGACATTCAGAGCGTGTTCCATCGCGACCCGGCTGCGCGTAATACCTTTGAGGTGGTCACGTGCTATCCGGGTTTGCATGCGGTCTGGTTGCATCGCGTGGCGCATGCGCTTTGGGTGGCTGGCTGGAAGTGGCTGGCGCGCGTGGTGTCGAATATCGGGCGCTGGATGACTGGGGTCGAAATCCATCCCGGGGCGAAAATTGGTCGGCGCTTCTTTATCGATCACGGCATGGGCATTGTGATTGGCGAGACCGCGGAAATCGGTAATGACGTCACGCTTTATCAGGGTGTGACGCTGGGTGGTACCAGCTGGAACAAGGGTAAGCGTCACCCAACCTTGGAAGATGGTGTGGTGGTTGGTGCGGGTGCCAAAGTGTTGGGGCCGTTTACAGTGGGTGCGGGCGCCAAGATTGGCTCCAATGCCGTGGTGACCAAGGAGGTGCCGGCGGGTGCTACGGCGGTTGGTATTCCAGGGCGGATTATTGTTAAGGCCGATGATGAGCAGGAAGCCAAGCGTAAGGCGATTGCCGAGAAGCTCGGCTTCGATGCCTATGGCGTGGGTCAGGACATGCCTGATCCGGTGGCGCGCGCCATTGGTCAGTTGCTCGATCACCTGCATGCGGTGGACGGGCAGTTGGAGGGAATGTGCGGTGCGCTCAAGGCCTTGGGCAGTGATTACTGCTCTAAGGACCTGCCGCAGTTGCGTAATGAGGATTTCGCTGGTGTGGTCAAGGATGCAGACAACCCTGCAGTTTGA